In one Sphingobacterium daejeonense genomic region, the following are encoded:
- a CDS encoding superoxide dismutase yields the protein MSYTLPELPYAYDALEPHFDKETMTIHHSRHHQAYVDNLNKAVAGTIGETKSIEEILREISKYTPAVRNNGGGHYNHDLFWKTLSPAAKLAPENELADEINKVFGSLDNLKVEIKNAGLGQFGSGWAWLLVKHNGTLAVSATANQDNPLMDTNLVSQGYPILGVDVWEHAYYLKYQNKRADYLDAFWSVLDWAAVEKNYTEALSKIK from the coding sequence ATGAGTTACACATTACCGGAACTTCCTTATGCATATGATGCATTGGAGCCACACTTTGACAAAGAGACGATGACCATCCACCATAGCCGCCACCACCAGGCCTATGTGGACAACCTGAACAAGGCGGTTGCCGGCACTATAGGCGAGACCAAAAGTATTGAAGAAATTCTCCGTGAGATCAGTAAGTACACTCCTGCCGTAAGGAACAACGGTGGCGGTCACTATAACCACGACCTGTTCTGGAAGACCCTTTCCCCGGCGGCCAAACTGGCACCTGAAAACGAACTTGCCGATGAGATCAACAAGGTGTTCGGTAGCCTTGATAACCTGAAAGTAGAGATCAAAAACGCAGGTCTGGGACAGTTCGGTTCAGGTTGGGCATGGCTACTGGTCAAACACAACGGTACGCTTGCCGTATCGGCAACCGCCAACCAGGACAACCCGCTCATGGACACCAATCTGGTAAGCCAGGGATATCCGATTTTGGGCGTAGACGTATGGGAACATGCCTACTACCTTAAATACCAGAACAAAAGAGCGGATTACCTTGATGCGTTCTGGTCAGTACTTGACTGGGCTGCTG
- a CDS encoding helix-turn-helix transcriptional regulator, giving the protein MKKSLIDRTLRFIKLNGEITAAMLAGELGITKEGARLKLLKLADDGLIKSFFRSERVGRPITYYKLADRGFARLPDAHAQVTVELLRSVRELLGENAIDLLIGEREKKTYTRYEEMLKNADTLEERLEILARIRTEEGYMAEWKKQDGEYFLIENHCPICAAATECQGFCRAELKNFKSLLGKEHKVERVSHILSEGQRCTYRIKEQT; this is encoded by the coding sequence ATGAAAAAATCACTGATTGACAGGACATTGAGGTTTATCAAGCTGAACGGCGAAATTACCGCTGCAATGTTAGCCGGTGAACTGGGCATTACAAAGGAAGGCGCCAGGCTTAAATTATTAAAGCTTGCAGATGACGGACTGATAAAGAGCTTTTTCAGAAGCGAGCGTGTTGGAAGGCCCATAACCTATTATAAACTTGCGGACAGAGGATTTGCAAGGCTTCCAGATGCCCATGCTCAGGTCACCGTAGAACTTTTGCGTTCCGTCAGGGAACTCTTGGGGGAAAATGCCATTGACCTGCTTATCGGTGAGCGGGAAAAGAAAACCTATACCCGTTACGAAGAGATGCTGAAAAATGCAGACACCCTGGAAGAGCGTCTTGAAATCCTTGCCCGTATCCGTACGGAGGAAGGCTATATGGCGGAATGGAAAAAACAGGACGGTGAATACTTCCTGATAGAAAATCATTGCCCGATCTGCGCCGCGGCCACGGAATGTCAGGGATTCTGCCGTGCGGAACTGAAAAATTTTAAGTCATTACTCGGCAAAGAACATAAAGTTGAGCGAGTATCCCATATCCTTTCCGAGGGACAGCGCTGTACCTACAGGATAAAGGAACAGACCTAA
- a CDS encoding helix-turn-helix domain-containing protein, with amino-acid sequence MELNELVTTSGFIKRFLSAAPKNHKWQTTPLQVYPLNFVAKYLETPLPALRANNNTFIHLTKGKIDVLIGRDSYEISAPALLSVFSGTVHSLRSISGCAEGYLVLLEQLTMSVMLRHHALLKLFIISPVLNLCHEQSGWLGNINNLLLHEIEKAHPNRNIVHGLLQAKLYHVLDLSSARKPVCRSQAIAIAFKTLVHAHHLENKNVSFYAERLHISENYLNRCIKETLRMTAKEVILEVLMIHAQYLLWNLTKSVAEVSYECNIDDPSYFARLFKKLRGYSPTRYRELFVQGLS; translated from the coding sequence ATGGAATTGAACGAACTGGTAACCACCTCAGGCTTTATCAAGAGGTTCCTCTCAGCTGCCCCGAAAAACCACAAATGGCAAACTACCCCCTTACAGGTTTATCCCCTAAACTTCGTGGCGAAGTATCTGGAAACACCGCTACCGGCGCTGCGTGCCAATAACAATACTTTTATCCATCTTACAAAGGGAAAGATAGATGTCCTTATCGGCAGGGATTCCTATGAGATCAGTGCCCCGGCACTGCTATCTGTTTTTAGTGGAACAGTCCACTCGCTGCGCAGTATTTCCGGATGTGCCGAAGGATATCTTGTTCTCCTGGAACAGCTGACCATGTCCGTGATGTTACGGCACCATGCACTGTTAAAGCTATTCATCATTTCTCCGGTACTGAACCTTTGTCATGAGCAGAGTGGCTGGCTTGGCAACATCAATAACCTGCTGCTTCATGAAATCGAGAAGGCACATCCGAACAGGAATATCGTACACGGTCTCTTACAGGCCAAACTCTATCATGTGCTTGACCTGTCATCTGCCCGAAAACCGGTCTGCCGTAGCCAGGCCATTGCCATAGCCTTCAAGACCCTGGTGCATGCCCACCATCTGGAAAATAAGAATGTATCTTTCTACGCGGAACGTCTGCATATCTCTGAAAACTACCTTAACAGATGTATAAAGGAAACATTAAGGATGACGGCCAAGGAAGTCATATTGGAGGTCCTGATGATCCACGCACAGTACCTGCTCTGGAACTTGACCAAAAGTGTAGCGGAAGTCAGCTATGAATGTAATATCGACGATCCGTCCTATTTTGCAAGGCTGTTCAAAAAATTGAGGGGTTACAGCCCGACGCGTTACCGTGAACTTTTTGTGCAGGGTTTGTCCTAA